The following proteins come from a genomic window of Megalobrama amblycephala isolate DHTTF-2021 linkage group LG1, ASM1881202v1, whole genome shotgun sequence:
- the mrtfaa gene encoding myocardin-related transcription factor A isoform X3 gives MTTMLDTSSWLLPGPASFGSASVSRVMRKRVVRLDRERRACLSLREVLQLKLQQRRTREELVSQGIMPPLKSSASFHEQRRSLERARTEDYLKRKIRSRPERSELVRMHILEETSAEPSLQARQLLLKRARLADDLNDKISQRPGPMELIHKNILPVDSSLKQVIIETEFPKVEAENSSFDEESSDAFSPEQLLCQDSPLGHTHIPSPPEIPANETTPKQVPPPPPPPPPPPPPPPPPLPNAAGLAPQQKLANGTTGHKQAPALQKGGKVSSERPAQRSKKVRDNKPKVKKLKYHQYVPPDQKAEREPPPLLDSSYAKLLYQQQLFLQLQIINQQQQNYNYHTILPAPPKPPADQQLASANGPSPSRNDTQPQSISTNLTGQNQQTTANGGGINIGPLPPNLEELKVAELKQELKLRGLTVSGTKNDLIERLKNFQEQHGGTTAPTSSKTSTHSAGGDSSLYQLTDRSMVVASFPFVATAERGGAQKTAPQIMQFGSTGSSPPVSPAHSERSSTGLSPDETSCNGDAFGEMVTSPLTQLSLQPSSPLPTAICIKEEPGSRTSPSSCCLVSQSAAPPIDKDQMLQEKDRRIQELTRMLLQKQQLVETLRSQLEGKRVGVPIRVKEELLGVTMEAVRATIKEEVIEVMEESEMVTEPQVFPQAEQMQQQRMLEAAELEQERQQQQLVMQQNQRNLQQQAHQRKRKTQKQQHNQQKQQLPQALTNQQSNPVSSFPVDGHNSNSTPTIVTDCNGNQFLLTLSNQNTDTPARGRRPQGKVTNQIKLQRLQSTSTTLPNQSVTELPNNNIQSEQPIQTVILKQPIKKALKPDLNMTSNYRTSSSTSISAPANLQQFFSSVDSMNDTEPVPSSPNNNNEKMCLDQHALRSPSTLCSPIALCHQENGCHQQVDDLFDILIQRGEISENFKASPDPVLERLRPNTPLFSNSSPLNISPPSDMPVKTSILDPQPPSIKAHSNCDTGGGRLEDFLESTTGKPLLGVEPGGPTTLIVDLHNQMLSTPSILDHPRSPMDTCDMSFSNHSVSDLVDSAPDPMDWLELGMGGTGEEGPGMVPMNGHDSSSLFSADFLDTSDLNWSSL, from the exons CACTGAAAAGTTCTGCGTCCTTTCATGAGCAGAGACGAAGTTTAGAACGAGCTAGG ACTGAGGACTACCTGAAGAGAAAGATCCGCAGTCGCCCAGAGAGGTCAGAGCTGGTCAGGATGCACATTCTTGAAG AGACGTCAGCGGAGCCATCTCTTCAGGCCAGGCAGCTTCTGCTGAAACGAGCTCGTCTAGCTGACGACCTGAACGATAAAATCTCCCAGCGGCCTGGTCCGATGGAGCTCATTCACAAAAATATCCTTCCAGTTGACAGCAGCCTCAAACAAGTCATCATAG AGACGGAGTTTCCAAAAGTAGAAGCAGAGAACTCTTCGTTTGATGAGGAAAGCAGTGATGCGTTCTCACCGGAGCAGCTACTCTGTCAGGACTCTCCCCTTGGCCACACCCACATACCTTCTCCACCTGAGATACCAGCCAATGAAACAACACCAAAACAG GTCCCaccccctccccctcctcctcctcctcctcctcctcctccaccacCTCCGCTGCCAAATGCAGCTGGCCTCGCCCCTCAGCAGAAACTAGCCAATGGAACAACAGGCCACAAGCAAGCTCCTGCACTACAAAAG GGTGGTAAAGTGAGTAGTGAGCGACCTGCTCAGCGCTCTAAGAAGGTGAGAGACAATAAACCAAAAGTAAAGAAGCTGAAATATCACCAGTATGTTCCTCCGGACCAGAAAGCCGAGCGTGAGCCTCCGCCTCTGCTCGACTCCTCCTACGCCAAACTCCTCTATCAGCAGCAGCTCTTCCTCCAGCTTCAGATCATAAACCAACAGCAACAAAACTACAACTACCACACCATCTTACCTGCTCCTCCCAA GCCTCCTGCTGATCAGCAGCTTGCCTCAGCCAATGGCCCATCACCATCCAGGAATGACACGCAACCTCAATCAATATCTACTAATCTGACTGGTCAAAATCAACAGACCACTGCAAATGGAGGCGGGATTAATATAGGGCCTCTGCCTCCCAACCTGGAGGAGCTAAAG GTGGCAGAGCTGAAGCAGGAGTTAAAACTGCGTGGCTTAACTGTCTCGGGCACCAAAAATGACCTTATTGAACGGCTGAAGAATTTTCAGGAGCAGCATGGTGGCACCACTGCACCAACATCTTCTAAAACCAGCACACACTCAGCAGGAGGAGACTCTTCTCTCTACCAGTTAACAGACAGGAGCATGGTGGTCGCTTCCTTCCCATTTGTTGCAACTGCTGAAAGGGGTGGAGCTCAGAAGACGGCACCACAGATAATGCAGTTTGGCAGCACTGGCTCCTCCCCTCCGGTTTCCCCCGCCCACTCAGAGCGCTCATCAACTGGATTGAGCCCAGATGAAACAAGCTGTAATGGGGATGCTTTTGGGGAAATG GTGACCTCTCCTCTTACCCAGCTGTCCTTGCAGCCTTCTTCCCCTCTCCCCACAGCAATCTGCATTAAAGAGGAGCCTGGCAGCCGGACATCTCCTTCCTCCTGCTGCCTGGTATCCCAGTCTGCTGCGCCCCCTATAGACAAAGACCAGATGCTGCAGGAGAAAGACCGGCGCATTCAGGAACTCACACGCATGCTGCTGCAGAAGCAGCAGCTGGTCGAAACGCTGCGCTCACAGCTGGAGGGCAAACGGGTGGGCGTGCCCATCCGAGTCAAAGAGGAACTTCTTGGTGTCACTATGGAGGCGGTCAGGGCGACCATAAAGGAAGAGGTCATAGAGGTGATGGAGGAGAGTGAGATGGTAACAGAGCCGCAGGTGTTCCCACAGGCAGAGCAGATGCAGCAGCAAAGGATGCTGGAAGCAGCAGAGCTGGAGCAGGAACGGCAGCAACAGCAGCTCGTAATGCAACAGAATCAGCGTAACCTGCAGCAACAAGCACATCAGAGGAAGaggaaaacacaaaaacaacagcaCAACCAACAGAAACAA CAGTTGCCTCAAGCACTTACCAACCAGCAGTCAAATCCAGTTTCTTCATTCCCAGTGGACGGACATAACTCAAACTCCACCCCTACGATAGTGACCGACTGCAATGGCAACCAGTTCCTGCTAACACTGTCAAATCAAAACACAGACACACCGGCCAGAGGCCGCCGCCCCCAGGGCAAAgtaaccaatcagatcaaaCTACAG AGACTACAATCTACATCCACAACGTTACCCAACCAATCAGTGACTGAACTGCCTAACAATAACATCCAATCTGAACAGCCCATACAAACTGTCATCTTGAAACAGCCAATCAAAAAG GCACTAAAGCCAGACCTGAACATGACGAGCAATTACAGAACATCAAGCTCTACATCCATCTCAGCACCAGCCAATCTCCAACAGTTCTTCTCTTCAGTGGATTCCATGAACGACACCGAGCCCGTCCCCTCATCTCCCAACAACAACAAT GAGAAGATGTGTTTGGACCAGCATGCTTTGCGCTCTCCTTCCACCTTGTGTTCACCCATAGCTCTTTGCCATCAG GAAAATGGCTGCCATCAGCAAGTTGACGACCTGTTTGACATCCTAATTCAGCGTGGAG AAATCTCAGAGAATTTCAAAGCCAGCCCTGATCCTGTTCTCGAAAGGCTTCGGCCAAACACGCCCCTTTTCTCAAACTCCTCCCCTCTCAATATTTCCCCTCCCTCTGATATGCCCGTCAAAACATCGATTTTAGACCCTCAACCTCCTTCCATTAAGGCTCACAGCAATTGTGACACAGGAGGTGGGCGTCTTGAAGATTTCTTGGAAAGCACTACTGGCAAACCATTGCTGGGAGTGGAGCCAGGGGGACCGACAACGCTAATCGTCGACCTCCACAACCAAATGCTCAGCACACCGAGTATCCTAGACCACCCACGTTCCCCGATGGATACTTGTGACATGAGTTTTTCCAATCACTCAGTTTCAGATTTGGTAGACTCCGCCCCTGATCCTATGGATTGGCTGGAGCTCGGAATGGGCGGGACCGGAGAGGAGGGGCCAGGGATGGTACCTATGAATGGACATGACTCCTCTAGCTTATTTTCTGCCGACTTTCTGGACACTTCTGATCTGAATTGGTCCAGTTTATAG
- the mrtfaa gene encoding myocardin-related transcription factor A isoform X1 yields MATVGEESSPSVTAPAVAGSASSPQSEAVANELQELSLQPAPNLLPIHERKNVLQLKLQQRRTREELVSQGIMPPLKSSASFHEQRRSLERARTEDYLKRKIRSRPERSELVRMHILEETSAEPSLQARQLLLKRARLADDLNDKISQRPGPMELIHKNILPVDSSLKQVIIETEFPKVEAENSSFDEESSDAFSPEQLLCQDSPLGHTHIPSPPEIPANETTPKQVPPPPPPPPPPPPPPPPPLPNAAGLAPQQKLANGTTGHKQAPALQKGGKVSSERPAQRSKKVRDNKPKVKKLKYHQYVPPDQKAEREPPPLLDSSYAKLLYQQQLFLQLQIINQQQQNYNYHTILPAPPKPPADQQLASANGPSPSRNDTQPQSISTNLTGQNQQTTANGGGINIGPLPPNLEELKVAELKQELKLRGLTVSGTKNDLIERLKNFQEQHGGTTAPTSSKTSTHSAGGDSSLYQLTDRSMVVASFPFVATAERGGAQKTAPQIMQFGSTGSSPPVSPAHSERSSTGLSPDETSCNGDAFGEMVTSPLTQLSLQPSSPLPTAICIKEEPGSRTSPSSCCLVSQSAAPPIDKDQMLQEKDRRIQELTRMLLQKQQLVETLRSQLEGKRVGVPIRVKEELLGVTMEAVRATIKEEVIEVMEESEMVTEPQVFPQAEQMQQQRMLEAAELEQERQQQQLVMQQNQRNLQQQAHQRKRKTQKQQHNQQKQQLPQALTNQQSNPVSSFPVDGHNSNSTPTIVTDCNGNQFLLTLSNQNTDTPARGRRPQGKVTNQIKLQRLQSTSTTLPNQSVTELPNNNIQSEQPIQTVILKQPIKKALKPDLNMTSNYRTSSSTSISAPANLQQFFSSVDSMNDTEPVPSSPNNNNEKMCLDQHALRSPSTLCSPIALCHQENGCHQQVDDLFDILIQRGEISENFKASPDPVLERLRPNTPLFSNSSPLNISPPSDMPVKTSILDPQPPSIKAHSNCDTGGGRLEDFLESTTGKPLLGVEPGGPTTLIVDLHNQMLSTPSILDHPRSPMDTCDMSFSNHSVSDLVDSAPDPMDWLELGMGGTGEEGPGMVPMNGHDSSSLFSADFLDTSDLNWSSL; encoded by the exons CACTGAAAAGTTCTGCGTCCTTTCATGAGCAGAGACGAAGTTTAGAACGAGCTAGG ACTGAGGACTACCTGAAGAGAAAGATCCGCAGTCGCCCAGAGAGGTCAGAGCTGGTCAGGATGCACATTCTTGAAG AGACGTCAGCGGAGCCATCTCTTCAGGCCAGGCAGCTTCTGCTGAAACGAGCTCGTCTAGCTGACGACCTGAACGATAAAATCTCCCAGCGGCCTGGTCCGATGGAGCTCATTCACAAAAATATCCTTCCAGTTGACAGCAGCCTCAAACAAGTCATCATAG AGACGGAGTTTCCAAAAGTAGAAGCAGAGAACTCTTCGTTTGATGAGGAAAGCAGTGATGCGTTCTCACCGGAGCAGCTACTCTGTCAGGACTCTCCCCTTGGCCACACCCACATACCTTCTCCACCTGAGATACCAGCCAATGAAACAACACCAAAACAG GTCCCaccccctccccctcctcctcctcctcctcctcctcctccaccacCTCCGCTGCCAAATGCAGCTGGCCTCGCCCCTCAGCAGAAACTAGCCAATGGAACAACAGGCCACAAGCAAGCTCCTGCACTACAAAAG GGTGGTAAAGTGAGTAGTGAGCGACCTGCTCAGCGCTCTAAGAAGGTGAGAGACAATAAACCAAAAGTAAAGAAGCTGAAATATCACCAGTATGTTCCTCCGGACCAGAAAGCCGAGCGTGAGCCTCCGCCTCTGCTCGACTCCTCCTACGCCAAACTCCTCTATCAGCAGCAGCTCTTCCTCCAGCTTCAGATCATAAACCAACAGCAACAAAACTACAACTACCACACCATCTTACCTGCTCCTCCCAA GCCTCCTGCTGATCAGCAGCTTGCCTCAGCCAATGGCCCATCACCATCCAGGAATGACACGCAACCTCAATCAATATCTACTAATCTGACTGGTCAAAATCAACAGACCACTGCAAATGGAGGCGGGATTAATATAGGGCCTCTGCCTCCCAACCTGGAGGAGCTAAAG GTGGCAGAGCTGAAGCAGGAGTTAAAACTGCGTGGCTTAACTGTCTCGGGCACCAAAAATGACCTTATTGAACGGCTGAAGAATTTTCAGGAGCAGCATGGTGGCACCACTGCACCAACATCTTCTAAAACCAGCACACACTCAGCAGGAGGAGACTCTTCTCTCTACCAGTTAACAGACAGGAGCATGGTGGTCGCTTCCTTCCCATTTGTTGCAACTGCTGAAAGGGGTGGAGCTCAGAAGACGGCACCACAGATAATGCAGTTTGGCAGCACTGGCTCCTCCCCTCCGGTTTCCCCCGCCCACTCAGAGCGCTCATCAACTGGATTGAGCCCAGATGAAACAAGCTGTAATGGGGATGCTTTTGGGGAAATG GTGACCTCTCCTCTTACCCAGCTGTCCTTGCAGCCTTCTTCCCCTCTCCCCACAGCAATCTGCATTAAAGAGGAGCCTGGCAGCCGGACATCTCCTTCCTCCTGCTGCCTGGTATCCCAGTCTGCTGCGCCCCCTATAGACAAAGACCAGATGCTGCAGGAGAAAGACCGGCGCATTCAGGAACTCACACGCATGCTGCTGCAGAAGCAGCAGCTGGTCGAAACGCTGCGCTCACAGCTGGAGGGCAAACGGGTGGGCGTGCCCATCCGAGTCAAAGAGGAACTTCTTGGTGTCACTATGGAGGCGGTCAGGGCGACCATAAAGGAAGAGGTCATAGAGGTGATGGAGGAGAGTGAGATGGTAACAGAGCCGCAGGTGTTCCCACAGGCAGAGCAGATGCAGCAGCAAAGGATGCTGGAAGCAGCAGAGCTGGAGCAGGAACGGCAGCAACAGCAGCTCGTAATGCAACAGAATCAGCGTAACCTGCAGCAACAAGCACATCAGAGGAAGaggaaaacacaaaaacaacagcaCAACCAACAGAAACAA CAGTTGCCTCAAGCACTTACCAACCAGCAGTCAAATCCAGTTTCTTCATTCCCAGTGGACGGACATAACTCAAACTCCACCCCTACGATAGTGACCGACTGCAATGGCAACCAGTTCCTGCTAACACTGTCAAATCAAAACACAGACACACCGGCCAGAGGCCGCCGCCCCCAGGGCAAAgtaaccaatcagatcaaaCTACAG AGACTACAATCTACATCCACAACGTTACCCAACCAATCAGTGACTGAACTGCCTAACAATAACATCCAATCTGAACAGCCCATACAAACTGTCATCTTGAAACAGCCAATCAAAAAG GCACTAAAGCCAGACCTGAACATGACGAGCAATTACAGAACATCAAGCTCTACATCCATCTCAGCACCAGCCAATCTCCAACAGTTCTTCTCTTCAGTGGATTCCATGAACGACACCGAGCCCGTCCCCTCATCTCCCAACAACAACAAT GAGAAGATGTGTTTGGACCAGCATGCTTTGCGCTCTCCTTCCACCTTGTGTTCACCCATAGCTCTTTGCCATCAG GAAAATGGCTGCCATCAGCAAGTTGACGACCTGTTTGACATCCTAATTCAGCGTGGAG AAATCTCAGAGAATTTCAAAGCCAGCCCTGATCCTGTTCTCGAAAGGCTTCGGCCAAACACGCCCCTTTTCTCAAACTCCTCCCCTCTCAATATTTCCCCTCCCTCTGATATGCCCGTCAAAACATCGATTTTAGACCCTCAACCTCCTTCCATTAAGGCTCACAGCAATTGTGACACAGGAGGTGGGCGTCTTGAAGATTTCTTGGAAAGCACTACTGGCAAACCATTGCTGGGAGTGGAGCCAGGGGGACCGACAACGCTAATCGTCGACCTCCACAACCAAATGCTCAGCACACCGAGTATCCTAGACCACCCACGTTCCCCGATGGATACTTGTGACATGAGTTTTTCCAATCACTCAGTTTCAGATTTGGTAGACTCCGCCCCTGATCCTATGGATTGGCTGGAGCTCGGAATGGGCGGGACCGGAGAGGAGGGGCCAGGGATGGTACCTATGAATGGACATGACTCCTCTAGCTTATTTTCTGCCGACTTTCTGGACACTTCTGATCTGAATTGGTCCAGTTTATAG
- the mrtfaa gene encoding myocardin-related transcription factor A isoform X2, with product MATVGEESSPSVTAPAVAGSASSPQSEAVANELQELSLQPAPNLLPIHERKNVLQLKLQQRRTREELVSQGIMPPLKSSASFHEQRRSLERARTEDYLKRKIRSRPERSELVRMHILEETSAEPSLQARQLLLKRARLADDLNDKISQRPGPMELIHKNILPVDSSLKQVIIETEFPKVEAENSSFDEESSDAFSPEQLLCQDSPLGHTHIPSPPEIPANETTPKQVPPPPPPPPPPPPPPPPPLPNAAGLAPQQKLANGTTGHKQAPALQKGGKVSSERPAQRSKKVRDNKPKVKKLKYHQYVPPDQKAEREPPPLLDSSYAKLLYQQQLFLQLQIINQQQQNYNYHTILPAPPKPPADQQLASANGPSPSRNDTQPQSISTNLTGQNQQTTANGGGINIGPLPPNLEELKVAELKQELKLRGLTVSGTKNDLIERLKNFQEQHGGTTAPTSSKTSTHSAGGDSSLYQLTDRSMVVASFPFVATAERGGAQKTAPQIMQFGSTGSSPPVSPAHSERSSTGLSPDETSCNGDAFGEMVTSPLTQLSLQPSSPLPTAICIKEEPGSRTSPSSCCLVSQSAAPPIDKDQMLQEKDRRIQELTRMLLQKQQLVETLRSQLEGKRVGVPIRVKEELLGVTMEAVRATIKEEVIEVMEESEMVTEPQVFPQAEQMQQQRMLEAAELEQERQQQQLVMQQNQRNLQQQAHQRKRKTQKQQHNQQKQLPQALTNQQSNPVSSFPVDGHNSNSTPTIVTDCNGNQFLLTLSNQNTDTPARGRRPQGKVTNQIKLQRLQSTSTTLPNQSVTELPNNNIQSEQPIQTVILKQPIKKALKPDLNMTSNYRTSSSTSISAPANLQQFFSSVDSMNDTEPVPSSPNNNNEKMCLDQHALRSPSTLCSPIALCHQENGCHQQVDDLFDILIQRGEISENFKASPDPVLERLRPNTPLFSNSSPLNISPPSDMPVKTSILDPQPPSIKAHSNCDTGGGRLEDFLESTTGKPLLGVEPGGPTTLIVDLHNQMLSTPSILDHPRSPMDTCDMSFSNHSVSDLVDSAPDPMDWLELGMGGTGEEGPGMVPMNGHDSSSLFSADFLDTSDLNWSSL from the exons CACTGAAAAGTTCTGCGTCCTTTCATGAGCAGAGACGAAGTTTAGAACGAGCTAGG ACTGAGGACTACCTGAAGAGAAAGATCCGCAGTCGCCCAGAGAGGTCAGAGCTGGTCAGGATGCACATTCTTGAAG AGACGTCAGCGGAGCCATCTCTTCAGGCCAGGCAGCTTCTGCTGAAACGAGCTCGTCTAGCTGACGACCTGAACGATAAAATCTCCCAGCGGCCTGGTCCGATGGAGCTCATTCACAAAAATATCCTTCCAGTTGACAGCAGCCTCAAACAAGTCATCATAG AGACGGAGTTTCCAAAAGTAGAAGCAGAGAACTCTTCGTTTGATGAGGAAAGCAGTGATGCGTTCTCACCGGAGCAGCTACTCTGTCAGGACTCTCCCCTTGGCCACACCCACATACCTTCTCCACCTGAGATACCAGCCAATGAAACAACACCAAAACAG GTCCCaccccctccccctcctcctcctcctcctcctcctcctccaccacCTCCGCTGCCAAATGCAGCTGGCCTCGCCCCTCAGCAGAAACTAGCCAATGGAACAACAGGCCACAAGCAAGCTCCTGCACTACAAAAG GGTGGTAAAGTGAGTAGTGAGCGACCTGCTCAGCGCTCTAAGAAGGTGAGAGACAATAAACCAAAAGTAAAGAAGCTGAAATATCACCAGTATGTTCCTCCGGACCAGAAAGCCGAGCGTGAGCCTCCGCCTCTGCTCGACTCCTCCTACGCCAAACTCCTCTATCAGCAGCAGCTCTTCCTCCAGCTTCAGATCATAAACCAACAGCAACAAAACTACAACTACCACACCATCTTACCTGCTCCTCCCAA GCCTCCTGCTGATCAGCAGCTTGCCTCAGCCAATGGCCCATCACCATCCAGGAATGACACGCAACCTCAATCAATATCTACTAATCTGACTGGTCAAAATCAACAGACCACTGCAAATGGAGGCGGGATTAATATAGGGCCTCTGCCTCCCAACCTGGAGGAGCTAAAG GTGGCAGAGCTGAAGCAGGAGTTAAAACTGCGTGGCTTAACTGTCTCGGGCACCAAAAATGACCTTATTGAACGGCTGAAGAATTTTCAGGAGCAGCATGGTGGCACCACTGCACCAACATCTTCTAAAACCAGCACACACTCAGCAGGAGGAGACTCTTCTCTCTACCAGTTAACAGACAGGAGCATGGTGGTCGCTTCCTTCCCATTTGTTGCAACTGCTGAAAGGGGTGGAGCTCAGAAGACGGCACCACAGATAATGCAGTTTGGCAGCACTGGCTCCTCCCCTCCGGTTTCCCCCGCCCACTCAGAGCGCTCATCAACTGGATTGAGCCCAGATGAAACAAGCTGTAATGGGGATGCTTTTGGGGAAATG GTGACCTCTCCTCTTACCCAGCTGTCCTTGCAGCCTTCTTCCCCTCTCCCCACAGCAATCTGCATTAAAGAGGAGCCTGGCAGCCGGACATCTCCTTCCTCCTGCTGCCTGGTATCCCAGTCTGCTGCGCCCCCTATAGACAAAGACCAGATGCTGCAGGAGAAAGACCGGCGCATTCAGGAACTCACACGCATGCTGCTGCAGAAGCAGCAGCTGGTCGAAACGCTGCGCTCACAGCTGGAGGGCAAACGGGTGGGCGTGCCCATCCGAGTCAAAGAGGAACTTCTTGGTGTCACTATGGAGGCGGTCAGGGCGACCATAAAGGAAGAGGTCATAGAGGTGATGGAGGAGAGTGAGATGGTAACAGAGCCGCAGGTGTTCCCACAGGCAGAGCAGATGCAGCAGCAAAGGATGCTGGAAGCAGCAGAGCTGGAGCAGGAACGGCAGCAACAGCAGCTCGTAATGCAACAGAATCAGCGTAACCTGCAGCAACAAGCACATCAGAGGAAGaggaaaacacaaaaacaacagcaCAACCAACAGAAACAA TTGCCTCAAGCACTTACCAACCAGCAGTCAAATCCAGTTTCTTCATTCCCAGTGGACGGACATAACTCAAACTCCACCCCTACGATAGTGACCGACTGCAATGGCAACCAGTTCCTGCTAACACTGTCAAATCAAAACACAGACACACCGGCCAGAGGCCGCCGCCCCCAGGGCAAAgtaaccaatcagatcaaaCTACAG AGACTACAATCTACATCCACAACGTTACCCAACCAATCAGTGACTGAACTGCCTAACAATAACATCCAATCTGAACAGCCCATACAAACTGTCATCTTGAAACAGCCAATCAAAAAG GCACTAAAGCCAGACCTGAACATGACGAGCAATTACAGAACATCAAGCTCTACATCCATCTCAGCACCAGCCAATCTCCAACAGTTCTTCTCTTCAGTGGATTCCATGAACGACACCGAGCCCGTCCCCTCATCTCCCAACAACAACAAT GAGAAGATGTGTTTGGACCAGCATGCTTTGCGCTCTCCTTCCACCTTGTGTTCACCCATAGCTCTTTGCCATCAG GAAAATGGCTGCCATCAGCAAGTTGACGACCTGTTTGACATCCTAATTCAGCGTGGAG AAATCTCAGAGAATTTCAAAGCCAGCCCTGATCCTGTTCTCGAAAGGCTTCGGCCAAACACGCCCCTTTTCTCAAACTCCTCCCCTCTCAATATTTCCCCTCCCTCTGATATGCCCGTCAAAACATCGATTTTAGACCCTCAACCTCCTTCCATTAAGGCTCACAGCAATTGTGACACAGGAGGTGGGCGTCTTGAAGATTTCTTGGAAAGCACTACTGGCAAACCATTGCTGGGAGTGGAGCCAGGGGGACCGACAACGCTAATCGTCGACCTCCACAACCAAATGCTCAGCACACCGAGTATCCTAGACCACCCACGTTCCCCGATGGATACTTGTGACATGAGTTTTTCCAATCACTCAGTTTCAGATTTGGTAGACTCCGCCCCTGATCCTATGGATTGGCTGGAGCTCGGAATGGGCGGGACCGGAGAGGAGGGGCCAGGGATGGTACCTATGAATGGACATGACTCCTCTAGCTTATTTTCTGCCGACTTTCTGGACACTTCTGATCTGAATTGGTCCAGTTTATAG